One Ascaphus truei isolate aAscTru1 chromosome 9, aAscTru1.hap1, whole genome shotgun sequence genomic region harbors:
- the FAM72A gene encoding protein FAM72A, whose amino-acid sequence MSTGACMFKNRSVSVLCCRFCQQGLSVRGMKAVLLADTNQEMYSTDIPPTQAVDFVGSCYFLEACRCKLKNVACLKCGNVVGYHVVTPCQPCLLSGNNGHFWMFHSRSVCSINRLDPSGMNVLLWRDLPDTDEKQEELFSICEEEQEQYLR is encoded by the exons ATGTCCACTGGAGCCTGCATGTTTAAGAACCGATCCGTCTCTGTCCTGTGCTGCAGGTTCTGTCAGCAGGGGCTGAGCGTCCGTGGAATGAAAGCCGTGCTCCTTGCAGACACAAACCAGGAGATGTATTCTACGGACATTCCTCCCACACA GGCCGTGGACTTTGTGGGGAGCTGTTATTTCTTAGAAGCCTGCAGGTGCAAACTGAAAAACGTGGCCTGTCTGAAATG TGGCAACGTCGTGGGCTACCACGTGGTCACGCCATGCCAGCCCTGCCTGCTGTCCGGCAACAACGGCCACTTCTGGATGTTCCACAGCAGATCCGTGTGCAGCATCAACCGGCTGGACCCCTCGG GCATGAACGTGTTGCTTTGGAGAGACCTTCCGGATACAGACGAGAAGCAGGAGGAGCTGTTCAGCATCTGTGAAGAGGAGCAGGAACAATATCTGAGATAA